In bacterium, the DNA window GGTTCTTCGCGGTCGTAAAAAAACAGGGGAATAAGCGCCTTTATGATGAAAATGAAATAGGCGCGCAGCTGGAAAAAATAAGGGAATTGACGGAGAAAGGCTATCCCTTGCGTTTAATACGCGAGATACTCATAAACGGAGAAAAAATAAGGTGAGCTATTATAAGGTATTGGGATTACAGAAAGAACCTTTTTCAACAAGTCCGGACCCGGCGTTTTTCTTTGAGTCCATGGAGCACAAGACCGCTCTTACAAATATTCTGATTGAGATCCGGTTAAAACGGGGGCTGAGTGTGATACTGGGCGATGTGGGGACAGGAAAAACGACACTGAGCAGGAAGCTTTTCCAGATGTTCGGAAACAGGGAAAATATAGACTTTTTTATGATACTTGACCCCACATATGAAACCGAGTTTCTGTTTTTGATGTCGCTGGTAAAAACGTTCGGGCTGGAACTCAAAGTAAAAGACCCGACTATCCTCGACCTGAGAGAGGAAATAAAGAGATTCCTTTTCCAGAAAGGGGTCAATGAAAAGAAGACAGTGGTGCTTCTTATAGATGAAGTCCAGAAGCTGAATTCAATGTCTCTGGAAGTATTAAGGATACTGTTAAATTATGAGACAAACGAGTTCAAGCTTCTCCAGCTGGTCCTCCTGGGCCAGATGGAATTCCTGCCGCGGCTGGTTGAGACCAGGAACCTTGTAGACAGGGTAAGCTTGAAGTACACGCTGGGGCCTCTGAACGAGGAAGAGACCCGCCAGATGATAGAATTCAGGATTGCCAGGGCAGGATATCAGTCCGGCGAAAAATTATTTTCGGACAAAGCCTATAGGGAGATCCATAAATACACAAAAGGTTATCCGAGGCGGATATCAATGCTGTGCCACAAGGCGCTTAAGAATATTGTAATGGAAAACAAACTTTTTGTAGATGAGAAAACCATACAGAATATAATAAATTCAGAGGTCAAGTTAGGATGGCAAAAAGAAGACCAACTCCTGAAGAACAATTATTAGACCTTATAGAAAAGGGGGATGATCTCAGTTCCGGGAAAATCAGGAAAAGGAGGCTGAGCCCTTTTGGTTTTTCCGGGATCAAGGGGTTTATATATGTCTCCAGAATAAAAAGCCGGGCTTTTTTTTCCGGCATATTAAAATCGGTTAAAGAACCGAATTTAAAACTTATAAATAATTTATTACTTGTGTTAATCTGTATAGTATTCGGCTTTTCGCTGTTTGACTTTCTGGTTAGAAGCCCCGGGATAGAAGAATTTTTCCGGAATATACATACGGGAGCTTTTGACAAACCCGTTGCCGGAGAAGAGAAGCAGGGAAGGCCGTTTCTTCACTATCTGGAAATAGTGAGGCGGAGGAACATATTCAGCCCTCTGGAAATAAAAAGGTTTCAAAAAGAGGAAAAGACTGTTGTAAACGTCCAGGATATGGTCAGCGACCTTGCTCTTGTGGGCATATCATGGGACAAAGATGACCCGGTTGCTATGATAGAAGACAAGAAAAACCAGAGGACGTATTTTCTCAAGAAAGGCGATACGTTTTCCGATTTCAGGGTAGAAGAAATATTTTCCGACAGGGTTATTATAAAATCGGGAGCGAATAAAATCGAAATGAAATAAGGGCTGTAATATTATGCTTAAGAAAAATATCTTTTTGGCGGTTTTGATTTGTTTCTGCGCCGTATCGGCCGGCTTTGGCGAGGATACTGTTCCCGGCGCCCCTCCCGGGCAGCCCGGAAATACGGATGAGCAGGCGGCAGGGGCCCCGGCCGCGGGCCCGGCGGTCATCGAGGAAATCAAAGAAGACGAAACCCCGCGCCATTTTGTCAGCATGGAAGAGGGGCTTTCAAGAAAAATCAGCCTTGATCTCAGGGGGATAGATATTGTCGATGCCATAAAATTTCTTGCGATGAAAGGCGAGCTTAATATAGTGACCAGCAAAAGCGTCAACGGCAGGACGACCCTGTTCCTTCGGGATGTTACGATATCGAATACGCTTGATGTGATTCTCATTACAAATAAGCTGGCGTGCGAGAAGAGGAACAATATTATCACTGTCATGACTGAGGCGGAATATGAAGCCCTTTACGGCCAGAAATACACGGATAAGAGGGAAATTGAGACTTTGAAGCTTTCATATGCCTCAGCATCGAAAGTCGGCGCGGCGCTGTCAAGCATCAAAAGCACCATAGGCACTATCATTATGGACGATGCTTCGGGCACCATAATCCTTATAGACACGCCGGAAAAGATAGCCGAGATGGAACAAGCGGCCTACGAGTTTGATACGGGGATGGAAAAGAAAAAAATCCCGACGGTTAACAAGGTTTTTGAACTCAGGTATGCGAAGGTGAAAGACATAGAAGGTAAAGTCAAAGAGCTTTTGACTGAAAACATAGGCGTGATGTCGGCGGATGAAAGGACGAATAAAATAATAGTCAGCGACCTGCCGTTTGCCATCGAGAGGATAACACATGTGGTCGAAAATTTCGATTCAAAAACCAGAGAGGTATTTATAGAGGCGAGAATCGTGGAGATAAGCCTGAGCGATAAGTATACCTGGGGTATAAACTGGGAGAGGGTTTTTGAAGATGTCCATAATTTCACGCTTACGGGGGTTTTCCCCGCCGGTGACCTGACCTCGTACGGAAGGATTGCCATAGGCACGCTGAGCAGGGATGAATATCAGGCGACTTTGACGATCCTTCAGGAAATAGGGGATGTGAAGATAGTGTCCGCTCCCCATATCGCCGCCTGTAATAACGAGGAAGCAAAGATAATGGTGGGAAGCCGCGAACCTTATGCCACCAGCACGATTTCACAGAGCGATACCACGGCGACTACATCATGGCAGGCGGAATTTGTCGATGTGGGAGTTACTTTGACCGTAACGCCTACCATAAATGAAGATAACTTTATTAAGATGCACATTAAACCCGAAGTGAGCACATTGAGAGACTGGTTTGAGATAGAAGATGACGCCGGCACTGCCCAGATCAGGCTGCCTATCATAGACACTACCAATGCCGAAACGGATATTCTCGTGAAAGACGGGACGACAATAATCATCGCCGGCCTTATAAAAGACATAAAAAGGGATAATACCGATAAAGTCCCACTGCTGGGCGATCTTCCTCTGCTCGGGTACCTGTTTCAGAACAAGGCGACAGAAAACACCAAAAGCGAGGCTGTAATCTTTATTACGCCCCATATAATAAGCGGGGACAGCAATATTATGTATGTAAGCGACACGGAGAAGGGAAAGAAACCGTTGAAAGAGATAAGCGGCGGCGCAAATAAAAAAACCGCCGGCAGTAATCCGCCCGCCGGCAAACCCGTTAAAAAGAAAAAGAACTGAATATGAAAGAAAACCTGTTTAAAGCTTTAGTGATAATAGTTATGTTTTGCATACTGGTTTTCATTGTCGCGGGCGGGATTTATGCCTATCTTATATATACCCGCAATGTGACTGAAATTCAGGGCGAGCTGAAACAGATGGTCTCCGAACTGGAGGAAAAAGAGAAAGAGCTCCGGAAAGAGAAAGAGGTAAGGGCTCTTACGGAGGGAAAGCACCAGCAGCTGGAAAGTATTGCAGGGGAACACAAGGACACCATAGATAAACTAAAGCAGAAAACAGGAGAGCTCGAAAAGCTTAACGAGGACCTCCTAAGGAGAAGTGCCGAGCTTGACAGGATGATGGCCGAAAAACAGGACGAAGTTTACACTCTTGACGAAAAAAACAAAACCGAATCAGCGCAGAACAAAGAGATCGTTGCCCGGCTTCAATCCCAGAGCAAACTGCTGAAAGAGCAGAAAGAAGAACTCTCGATAAAGCTTGACGGGATGGAGGCGGAAATAGGCCGCCTGCGCAAGAATAACGACGGACTTAGCCTTGAATTGGGACAGATGAAAAATCTTGTTTTGGAACTTGAGAGCGATAAAAATGTCAAAAACATAAGGGAGATCAAGAAGGAGCTTAAAGAGAAAGAAGAAAGACTTAGGGAAGAAATAAGGAAGAATGAAAAACTTATTTCCGAAACAGAAGGAAGAACAAAAGATTTGGCAAGGCCGGACAGAAAAAGAAGGCCGGCAAAATCGGAAAAATCCGGGACTGAAACGGCGCAGGAAATCCCGGAGAGCGCAAAAACAGAAGATGCTAAATTCTACTATAATACAGCTTTAGGGTGCCAGCAGACAGGTGATTACAAGGAAGCTCTTAACAATTACGAAAAAGCCCTCGAACTCGATCCTCTTGATCCCGATATCCACTATAACATTGCAATCCTTTACGATGAGAACCTGGGGGAAAACAGCAAGGCGGTTTACCATTACAGGAAGTATCTTGAGCTGAACCCCGGGGCCGAAGATAAGAGTACCGTGATTCACTGGATTGATGAGGCCGAAAGGGAATCGAACTGGGGAAAAAACCTCCAGAAATTTGATTTTTTCAAAAAATAAAAAAATGGAATATCGGGAATTGCCCACGTGAAAAGAATGACATCGGACTGGAAGCTCGCATGCGGTTTTATCGCATTATTGCTGCTGATACCGCTCATCGGCCTGACCGGTATTTACCAGATCTCCTCGTTCAGCAAGCAGCTTGACAATCTCGGGAGGAAGCATTTTCCCATGCAGAAAGCCGCGTTGGAAATACGGATGCAGACCAGCATGTATGCGATGTATCTCAGGAATTATGTCTTCTGGAAAAGCTTCAAATACCTGGAGGCCGCGCGTAAAAGCGTTACAGCCGAAGACATAAACAGCGTAAAAGAGAAATCAAGAAGGCAGGTTGAGTATTTCGGCTCGCTGTCCAGCGATGCGGCGCAGAAGGATTTTGTGCTGCAAATGTCGGTTCTTCAGAAAAATTTATTTGAAATAGGGGACCAGATTATGGAATCGGCAGACAGGATGGACGGGGCGGAGAGCAGCGGTGAAAAGGAAGAGGGCCGGAATTCTGTAAATAAGCTGATGATGGTCTTCGAAACGCGCCTTTTCGCCGTCGATGATTTTATCGAGAGCGAGGTGCAGAGCTATAACCTGCGTGTTGTGGAAGAGGAGCTTGAATACGCGCGGGAAGCCAAGAGGAAAGCATACACATTGCTCGGATGGTCTATCCTTTTTTCAGTCCTTATAGGAGGGCAGACGGCCGTAGTTGTCTATAACAGCAGGAAAAACGACAGGCTG includes these proteins:
- a CDS encoding helix-turn-helix domain-containing protein; its protein translation is MKKIGDFYFFRAEKNVLIRFFVMSKKLIFSKDIVEKFNIPYSTVTHYTNMGFFAVVKKQGNKRLYDENEIGAQLEKIRELTEKGYPLRLIREILINGEKIR
- a CDS encoding AAA family ATPase → MSYYKVLGLQKEPFSTSPDPAFFFESMEHKTALTNILIEIRLKRGLSVILGDVGTGKTTLSRKLFQMFGNRENIDFFMILDPTYETEFLFLMSLVKTFGLELKVKDPTILDLREEIKRFLFQKGVNEKKTVVLLIDEVQKLNSMSLEVLRILLNYETNEFKLLQLVLLGQMEFLPRLVETRNLVDRVSLKYTLGPLNEEETRQMIEFRIARAGYQSGEKLFSDKAYREIHKYTKGYPRRISMLCHKALKNIVMENKLFVDEKTIQNIINSEVKLGWQKEDQLLKNNY
- a CDS encoding tetratricopeptide repeat protein; this encodes MKENLFKALVIIVMFCILVFIVAGGIYAYLIYTRNVTEIQGELKQMVSELEEKEKELRKEKEVRALTEGKHQQLESIAGEHKDTIDKLKQKTGELEKLNEDLLRRSAELDRMMAEKQDEVYTLDEKNKTESAQNKEIVARLQSQSKLLKEQKEELSIKLDGMEAEIGRLRKNNDGLSLELGQMKNLVLELESDKNVKNIREIKKELKEKEERLREEIRKNEKLISETEGRTKDLARPDRKRRPAKSEKSGTETAQEIPESAKTEDAKFYYNTALGCQQTGDYKEALNNYEKALELDPLDPDIHYNIAILYDENLGENSKAVYHYRKYLELNPGAEDKSTVIHWIDEAERESNWGKNLQKFDFFKK